From the Ipomoea triloba cultivar NCNSP0323 chromosome 8, ASM357664v1 genome, the window TGAACTATAGAGTATAATTTAtagatactccgtattttttttcctttgtttttatttttcttgagaaaatTAAGTTCATTGTCTCCTTCTTGATGAAGGTATGCTCCGAGTTCCACGCACGCGTTCCCTTTTTTCCATTCtttatttactcttttttttttccataaaaaaaaactgttatccgtataatattttataattaaaagtgatatttatttaattatacatatataatttactaaaaacttataattaattaaatatatcttactttcaaaaaaaaaaaaatcttactttttagtttgaaagtatgatatttttttcataaatttttttaatcgtTTTTGCATTGTTACAGCTTTCATGTAATGATTCCTTttctctttactcatttttaaccCTATAATTTTTTAcgtttttttaaagaaaaaaattattaacgtGAGAGAGAGAAAGCAGACAGGAGATACATAAAGATTCATTTATGGCTTCACAGTTCTGATTTTTTCTTGTTCGTTTTGGGTGATTCCTGGTACgtcattcttctttttcttctttctctgtatttctttttaatttttctttaatattcgCCTGCTGTGAGGTTTTTGAATTCGTAGATGTTTAATTGTTGATCCGATTCTGTAATTATTCGTGAATCTGATTCTGTAGATGTTTAATTGTTGATTTGGCGTTTAATTCTGAATGTGTTCGTCcatctgtgtatatatatatatatgccctgaAAACTTAAAACAGAATCAAAGAAGATGAAATCGGGGCCTGCTGTGAGGTTTTTGAAAAGGACATTATTGATTTGGGAGATTATTGAGATTATCTTTTAAAAAGAGAAGTGATTTTAGCTGGGAATTGTGGTTCTGATGAACTTTGATTTGGAATTCGTTCTGTGCTGATAGGGATGTGTTAAGATTTgggtttttttatatatttttttaaaggataaTATTTGTTAGCTTCTCTGTTGTGTACATTGTGTCTAATTGAAGTTGGAATGTTGCAAGTTACCTAATCCTATTATTTGTCAAAGATAAACATATTATGTTGATGTTGAAAAGAATGGTTGAGTGTTGTATGCTACAAGCTGTGACCAAAGCATATTAAGGCGCATAAAAGTCTGTGTTCTCTGCCAGAAATTCCACAGATTGGATGGTTGACTGCTATGCAGCATAGTGCTGGAACCATCTTCATCTAGAGTTTACCCACGATTTTTTTTGCATATGAGACATGTTTGAATGAAAAACAATCTTTTTCAGATGTTATGCGAAATGATATTCTTGGATGAGGAtatctatatgtgtgtgttgctGGCTTGCTTTCtattattttgaggtttaggTTCAGCATAGGAGTGAATACTTTGTGCCTCTGGTGGTGGGTAAAGATTCTAAAATTTGATGATGTAGTTGGTTGAATAGATTAGTAACATTAATCAATTCTTTTCAATTGGCCCCTGCCCCCTGGATAGTGATGTGATGAAAATTTCTAAGGTTTCTTTGGGTTTCCAAACGTTTTTAAGACTTGATTAATACACTGTAGATGCTGTTTATCATGACTGATTCCTTTTAAACCACATAATATAATCAGAATATTGATCCAGGCCAAGTAAAATTATGGATGCTAAGCTTCATTGCGACTCTGTCCAATAGCTAAAAGAGGTTAAAATTTTACGTTATGTTATCCAGCATCTGAAGATGCGTGTTGTATATGTATGACTAGAATAGTAAACCACATAATTGTCCAAGCAAATAATTCCATTCTTGATCTCTTCTTTTACTGGATTCTCGTTTTTCTTATTTTGGTTTcattaaatctctttattcctTTAAGCTTCAAGCAAATAATTTCATTCTTGATCTCTTCTTTTACAGGATTCTCGTTTTTCTTATTTTGGTTTcattaaatctctttattcctTTAAGCTGCTTAACAAAATGCACCTTCCCTCAGATACCCAATGTACCTACATTTTCCTTTTATGTTTCTATCATTGTGCTGTATTATTTGCATTACAAACTACTTATTTACTTTTATcgttctattttttctttttttaaatatatgtgcTGTGTatgaactaaaatattattgtgaagTGAGCTTGACTGTGTTTCTGAGATTCTGTGGGCATGGAAGTGGTATATATACTGTCAGCTAAGTGCCCAGTAAAAGTTTTACATTGAGAGACAATGGTAACAGTTCCTTTGATCTATGTTCACCAACATGGCTATAAAGAGCAGCTTACTGTCATTCAGCTCATCATGAATGTCCTTTTTCCTCCTTTTgcttcaaatatgttattttcacCTAAACTTTTTATGGTTACTTTATATCAGGTCTCTGCTTGGTTCACCTTTGCAGTTTTCGGAATGGAGGATGCGAGAAATACAAAGGAAAATACTCCTTCGGAATCCTCTTCTATATCAGGAGTTTCTGTACCAAATGTTCAACCAAACAGTGCATCTCAAATGAGTCAACACATCAATGGAAATGTGACCACCGAAGCACAGCATTCAGCTGTGAATAGTTCTAAGTCAGAGCACTTGAAAGAAGACTCCCATGGCATATCCCCAGAAGGGGATTATCCTTCTCCGGCAGGGATGGTTACAACATCTGCTAAAACTGATGATACAGGTAACGTTACTGAAACTGAAACTCCTCAACATAGTTCACAAATAGCTGAAAGTAGTACATCCATCAACAGAAAATCCAGAGATGCCGGAGCCTCACAGAGATGAACGTTCAGCAACTCTTTCAGTATCCATTCCATCTTCTGTGTTGGAAGCGAAACCACATACTACTTCTGCTACGCCTTCAGTTGAGCATGATGTCTCACCTTGTTCATCCAGTAACTCAGACGCGTTGAAGCTTCAACATGTAAAGATAAATGAATCCTCTGAATCTATTCCATCTAAAGACTCAGAAATAAAAGGTGGTTATCCTAACAGCACCAAAAATGCCATTCATACTCCTGCTTCGTCCCCTCAAGTTAGACACATTGAAAGTGAGAATCACTCATTGCCATCCGATAACACTGGTCAGCGACTAGCCAGAATTTCTACCCATTTCATTAAAACTCCAACCCCTATCCACTCCAAGCATCCtgaaaatgctgaaaagaacaaaattataattgacACGGCAGCACCTTTTAGATCTGTAAAGCAAGCTGTTTCTAAGTTTGGTGGAATTGTTGACTGGAAGGCTCACCAAGCACAGAGCACGGAGGTATAGTTTTTCCAACTCTCCAAATGTTTATTTTTGGTTGAGTCTTAACCTCATTCATTGGTTACTTATTTTTCCGGCTTTTAAGAGTGGCTTCAGTTTGAGCACTCTGCCTTGATATTGTGAGATTGCAGTTGTGCATATATAAAATTCTCTCAAATTTGGCATTTGATTTCCTTTAGTGTGAAATGGGTATAGGGTCTCTTGGCATCTCACTATCAAAATATGGTTTCCTATGATGTTTGTTTGAAGTTCTCTTTACAGTCATACGTGGCATGTGATTTAACCTCATATCATCAATGCAGAGACAGAAGTTTACTAATCAAGAGCTAGAGAAAGTGCAGCAGGAGATTCCATTGctcaaaaaaaagtttgaagctGCTGAAGATGCAAAACAGTCGGTTTTGAAGGAGTTGGATAGCACTACACATCTTGTCGAACAATTGAAGCTTAAGTTGGAGAGAGCACAGACAGAAGAGCAACAAGCAAGACAGGATTCAGAACTTGTGAAGCTAAGAGTAGAAGAGATGGCGCAAGGGATTGCTGATGAGTCGAGCATTGCAGCCAAAGCACAGCTCGAGGTTGCTAGAGCCAGGCATACTGCTGCGGTATCAGAACTCCAAACTGTGACAGCTGAATTGGAAAAGCTTCGTAAAGATTATGCTTTCTTGTTGTATGAGAAAGAAATAGCACTGAAAAAGGCAGAGGAGGCTGTTTCTTCATCAAAAGAAGTTGAGAGAACGGTAGAGGATTTAACTATTGAGCTCATAACTTTGAAGGAATCTCTAGATGCTGCACATGCTGCCCATTCGGAGGCCGAGGAACGTAGAATTGGAGCAACTATGGCAACAGAACAAGATACTCTacagtgggagaaagaagttaAGCAGGCAGAAGATGAACTCGCGAAGCTAAACCAGCAGGCTATGTATGCTTTAGATCTCAAGTCAAAGTTAGATGCTGCTAATGCGTTGCTACATGATCTTAGAGCTGAATTGACTGCTTATATGGAATCAAAACTGGAACAAGAAGTGGATAATGATCAAAACTTGGTAGGTGAGTTGGTAGAGCCTGGAAAAAGAACTCATGGTGAAATACAATCAGCAATTGAGTCAAGTAGGAAGGAGCTTGACGAAGTTAAGCTCAATTTAGAGAAAACAATTGCTGAAGTGAATTGCTTGAAAGTGGCAGCCACTTCGTTGAAATCGGAATTGGATATAGAAAAATCAGAACTTTCCACCACTCGCCAAAGAGAAGGAATGGCATCAATTGCTGTTGCATCTCTTGAAGCTGAGCtaaataggactaaatgtgatatTGCCCTATCGCAGATGAAGGAGAAAGAAGCAAGAGAAAAGATGCTAGAGATTCCAAAACAACTTCAAGATGCTGCTCAGGAGGCAGATTTGGCAAAGTCACTTGCTAAAACAGCATGTGAGGAGCTGATAAAGGTAAGGGACGAAGCAGAGCAAGCAAAGGCTGAAGCAAGTACCATACAAAGTAGATTAAGTGCAGCTGAAAAGGAGATAGAAGCTGCAAAAGCCTCAGAGAAATTGGCAATTGCAGCTATCAATGCACTGCAAGAGAGTGAATCGGTTCAAGGCACCAATGATGAAGAGTCACCAACTGGAGTAACACTTACTTTAGAAGAGTACTATTTACTCAGCAAGCAAGCCCACCAGTCAGAAGAGCAAGCTAACAGGAGGGTGGCTGCTGCTCTCGCCCAAATTGATATTGCCAAGGAGTCAGAGGTGAAAAGCTTGAGTAAGCTAGAGGAAGTTAATAATGAGAAAGCTGAAACAAGGGAGGCTCTAGAACTTGCACTGGAGAAGGCCGATAAAGCCAAAGAAGGGAAACTAGCTGGAGAACAGGAATTGAGACAGTGGAGGGCAGACCATGAGCAAAGACGTAAAAACAATGAACCTCATCCAGTGGTGAACCCAACAAAGAGCGCAAGATCAAGTTCTGAAGATAGAAAAGAATCGAAGGCCTCCGCCCTGCATCATACATTAAGTGCCAATGAGCACATGGAAGTGAACAACCCTGAAAAATCATTGATGCAGGAAACCAACAGTGAAACTGATTCATCTTCTGCTGAAGTGAAgataagaaagaaaaagaagaaattatttCCTCGGTTCCTCATGTtcttgaccaaaaaaaaatcacaatccAAGACAACATGATGCTCTGTGTGCACAGCTATAAACACCATCATGGCATTCACACACCAAAGTCAAATTCTTATAGAACATAGATTgtatttttatgtattatataGGTATTAATATTCAGTTTCTGAGGCTAAGTGGCTGGCAGGGTTCAGGAATAGAATAAGTCTGTTGTCTCTTCATGAGAAACAGATAATAAGGCGGTTCTGTAATTAAATTGAGTTCcttcattccttgtttgtgATGTTTTCAGATGTATAAGCTGTTGGACATTTTTTAGGTCCTTATGTGTTGTTTTCTGAGTTTTTTGTATGCACTATGGTATTGTATATTGAATACAGCTATCAGGAATATGTAAATTCACTGTCCATTTGCTCTTTGACTTTTCATCTTGTCTTTTGAGTTATTGGGAAAATTTCACTCATTGTTTgtctttagattttttttttttcattttaaatattttctttttcaagcattttactttcatttcaaaatgtCAAAAAATGTCTTTCTGAACTAAAATTGAAGCATTTCTCaagtcaaaaaaattaaaaataaactttttgtactcaaaaaaaaaaaactataactttttttaaagtCTAACACAAAAACCTTATATAAAAATTCATgttattagattattattaccaaTCCTATCCTTTATTTTTATGGTTGTATAAATAGAAAATCACGGTGTTTGTAAGTAAATCACCCTAATTTATCCATTCACTATTCTAACGGGCCAGGGCAAGGGTTTTGTGGGCAAACATTATAACTAATACTCCGCAATCTACCTTTTATGTTCACagattatgaattatgaattgTTCAATCAACTTAATGATAATCATAATTCATAGAGTTTAACAAAAAGCactttaaaatctatttttgcATTTATTACAACAACAGCATTACTGGGTTCAAAACAAGTACTCTATTACCTAGAACAGTTTTTAAATCTCCAGATATCAGGCAAGCTACATAAAAGTCAAGTCTGTTTGAAATGGCTTCCAAATATACACTTTTCAAGCAATGGCCAAAGATACATGAATTCTTCTTCCATGACAGATGAACTCTAAGAGGATGCATAAATGAACAAAAGGGCTCTGTTCAGATATGCTGGACTGACTAAAGACCAATCTATTATAACTGGAGAGATAGCAAGTCTGTAGTTTATAGATTCAAGCGCCGGCTTGATATACTGAAGGAGCTAACTTTCAGTGGCGTGGCAACCACGAGTGGTGCTTCAGGAGAGTCGGTCACAGCAAACTTGTCGTGCATGAAGCGACTGTCTATGATAGATTCATCTCTTAGAACAATCTTGTAGCAATAGCAACTCTTCAAGCCCACCTGACTTTGGTAACACTGATGAGCACCGTCTTTCACCTGTTGAAAGTTCCATATTACACTGAACTTGCCCACTGTTGCAACCAAGTGGCGCTCCTGTTTGCCATTCTCCGTGACCTAAAACAATTTTGTAGCTCTGGCTGAATTAACTCAAAGTGCGATAGCTCAAACAAGAACAATAATTTATGTATTAACATATACTAACTACAGTGAAAAAGCAAAAGAGTACTAGCAAATGGCTTAACAATTGGTGATAGAATGTAAGCAAAGAATTACATAAACTATGCAGTGCAAATGTACATGAGGTGATAGCAATGGCAAAGTGCAGtagcaaatgaaaaaaaaaaaggtatttcACCACAACCAGTGGTCCAGTGCTACATATGTGAATTTCAGACTTCAGATGTTGGATTCATTAGATGGCATAGCAACATTAACATAATGCACTCCATATTAGCAGCATATTTTACTTTCATATGAAGGTGATTGCAATATTAGCTGAACATTGAAACCATTGACACATTATATTCCATTTGGCTCATGTGCTCCATATAAGATAGGTTTGTAGTAGTCTAAAAGCTACACACAGAAACCAACTTTCTTATGCTATGTATCATAATTAAATGCCTCTTACTACCACTCTATTACCCAATTCAAATTCTCTGCAGAATGTAGTGTGCTGGAAATGATAGTAAATAGTGCAAAAATGTCACATGTTCATACAATTATCATCACGACAATCTTGGCAATTCATAACCTCAATAGATTAAGCACATAACCAAGCTATTTTCACTCAGATATGGATTAAACAGAATAGGGAGCATTAAACAAAAGAATCGCATACCATATGAGCAATTAATCAGCACAGAATGCACAAGGTAAAATGCATACATACCCATGAAAATTGTGCCTTCTGGAACCTATTGTTAGCTCCAGCAATATGAGAATCCAACGGAGTTAGCTTTAGCAATCTCGGAGCAGAGATCCTATTCCCCATACGGCCAGCAAACCCAGTCTTTGTCTTCCCATCCTTGTCAGTGAACAAGGTACATATCAGTACCAAGTAATTATCAGTTGTCCCCAATATCCACTTCCCGTCATAGGTAACATCAACATGGGTGATTGGTGAGCCAAGCCCTGGAAAAGCAGTTTTTGCCTGTCTCATGGTGTTGCTTGAGTACAACCTTATTTTCCCATCAATAGACCCAACAACAATAGATCCATCACCAGTAGTAGCAAAGCACTGAAAGTTAGTACCCCTAGAAAATTGATGCCCTTGAGTCCAATTCAAGACAGGAGTGCTGTCATTAACTAGATTCTGAACCATCCCATTACGATCACGCATATCCCACCTACACAATCTGTTATCATCCAGTCCTAAGAAAGTTGATCCCGAGGGATCCATCTGGGCGCCTTTGCTATCATTAGTAATATCCCTCATTGAAATGTCGACCCCGTCCTTCTCAAACCTCCACTCACTCACTACTTTACCCGTCTCAATGTCAAGCTGGTGTAAACCCCTCGGATGAGGAGTATTACCAGTGACAGGGCTCATGAGCAGCATATTAGTTTCGGCTCTCATAAGCAAAGCTTTCCTTGGAGTGGAATGAGCAGCACTAAACCTTTCCTTATCGAAATTGACATACACTCCTTTTCCTTGAATCCCATGATTGTAATTCCTCACTACCTGAATCCCTGAATCACTTATCAGAAAGCTATTGTCCAAAGCCCCAAGTGCCAAGCTTTGAATCGCCCCGCCATTAGCAGCAGCCTCCTCAAACTCCTCCCTCAGATCATGGCTCTCCCTTAAGGGGGTCTTAGCTGAGCTAGGGCTTTTAAAGAAGCTATCCCCTGCATCCTCCCACATTGAATCGTCAGCTAATTCTGGCTTTGCCCACCCAATGAAGTCCTTCCCGTATACCTTAACCCTATTTGCATCATTTGCTTCGTACCCATACGTATTCTCAAACAAGCAGTCTTTGTACCTGTCAAAGAAAGCCGTATACTCTTCTTCATCGAAGAATTTCGCGGCCCATACCCCATCTGCCACAAAATCGATCCTCTTCTGGTCCTTGAAAGCCTTCAATTGCAGATTTTCGTCCACCTTTGCCTTAATTTTCGACCCGATTTTTAAAACCCACCAACCCTCCTCgcactcttcatcttcttcgtcTTCGTCCCCGTCTCCGCTCTTGACGAAGCAATAGGTGGTGAGCTTGTCCGCAACGACCCATTTAGACTTGGGAGTGTTGCCGCCGACGTGAAGGTAAAGCTTAACGGCGTTCTTCGTCGGGTTGTGCTGCGACCCGACGTTATACTTGAGCTTCAGCGCTTTGAGCTTCGCCTCAACGTCGTCCAAAGACGTCGGCGTCTTTGCCGGCGTCTTCGGTTGGAAGGAGGAGGGAGTACTGGCGTCTTCGTAGTTCTcctcgtcgtcgtcgtcgtcgtcccTCCGGCTGTCGTGGGACCGGGACTCCGACCCGGTTTCCGATTCGGTTTCGGACTCCAAAAGCTCCAGATCTTCACGGCTATGGTTGGCACCCATTACGGCAGGCGTATCGATTAAGGAATAGAAAGCTAGAGAATCAGATTGCAAATGAGAATTGCAAATTGCGAAGtgggaaaatgagaaatgaGAAGAGGGTTTAGAAGGAAAGGAATGAGGAGCgcgaatttgaaaattttgaaatttgaaacgtTATTGCCTAAACGCTTTTTCAAATTAGGGCTTCTGATCCGATCCGATCCGAATGGTGTCGGTCACGGCTCATTTGGCTAaactattttcaaattaggGTCTAAGCTTGTAGACAAATTATACCGTGAAACATTATTTATACGGCAAGAAATACTATTGATGAACGTTCATTTTTGGGTAAATCAACGTTTTAGTTCCTCAAATGTTGTCAAACTGTCAATGTTGCCCTTTAACTCGGTATTCATCGATTTAGTCCCTGAAAATAACTGTTTTTGGTCACATAACTCCATCCGGCCAATTTTCGGCGAAGGCTCCGATTTAGCAGGGTTAAATATGTCATACCATCTCTTCTATACCATTTCTTCACTTCGTATAACACCAGAGAACATGAGTCTCCATTCCAACTTAGTTCTGAGTAGCCCTAGGTCTCCATTCGCCTAGCACTTGCAGAAGATTAGAAGAGCAACTACTCCATTCGAAGATAGATATTGAAGACTCCAAGCTTCGAAGCAGAAAGGTAATGTCTAGCAACAATAGTTCTTCATCGGAATTCATGGCGGAGGTGCGGTGTAGGTGCGGATATTTGGCTCCAATAAAGATGTCATGGAGTTACGCTAACCCGGGGAAGAGATATAGGGCATGTCCCAGATACGGGGTAAGTGTAAAATTTGCAATGTAGTAGGTTAAATCTTATTATGGTATGAGAATTTATGAATGATTTATGGTTAGGGCTTAGGGAGCTGCCGGTATTTTGAATGGATGGACTATGATGTCTCCGAACGGGTATCAAATGTGCTTAGAGGGCTGTTGAAGAAGGCAGATAAGTATGAGAAGGAAATTGAAAAGCTGCAATTTACAATTGAGAAGAAAGATcatg encodes:
- the LOC116027324 gene encoding protein WEAK CHLOROPLAST MOVEMENT UNDER BLUE LIGHT 1 yields the protein MEDARNTKENTPSESSSISGVSVPNVQPNSASQMSQHINGNVTTEAQHSAVNSSKSEHLKEDSHGISPEGDYPSPAGMVTTSAKTDDTENPEMPEPHRDERSATLSVSIPSSVLEAKPHTTSATPSVEHDVSPCSSSNSDALKLQHVKINESSESIPSKDSEIKGGYPNSTKNAIHTPASSPQVRHIESENHSLPSDNTGQRLARISTHFIKTPTPIHSKHPENAEKNKIIIDTAAPFRSVKQAVSKFGGIVDWKAHQAQSTERQKFTNQELEKVQQEIPLLKKKFEAAEDAKQSVLKELDSTTHLVEQLKLKLERAQTEEQQARQDSELVKLRVEEMAQGIADESSIAAKAQLEVARARHTAAVSELQTVTAELEKLRKDYAFLLYEKEIALKKAEEAVSSSKEVERTVEDLTIELITLKESLDAAHAAHSEAEERRIGATMATEQDTLQWEKEVKQAEDELAKLNQQAMYALDLKSKLDAANALLHDLRAELTAYMESKLEQEVDNDQNLVGELVEPGKRTHGEIQSAIESSRKELDEVKLNLEKTIAEVNCLKVAATSLKSELDIEKSELSTTRQREGMASIAVASLEAELNRTKCDIALSQMKEKEAREKMLEIPKQLQDAAQEADLAKSLAKTACEELIKVRDEAEQAKAEASTIQSRLSAAEKEIEAAKASEKLAIAAINALQESESVQGTNDEESPTGVTLTLEEYYLLSKQAHQSEEQANRRVAAALAQIDIAKESEVKSLSKLEEVNNEKAETREALELALEKADKAKEGKLAGEQELRQWRADHEQRRKNNEPHPVVNPTKSARSSSEDRKESKASALHHTLSANEHMEVNNPEKSLMQETNSETDSSSAEVKIRKKKKKLFPRFLMFLTKKKSQSKTT
- the LOC116027969 gene encoding protein CYPRO4, whose translation is MGANHSREDLELLESETESETGSESRSHDSRRDDDDDDEENYEDASTPSSFQPKTPAKTPTSLDDVEAKLKALKLKYNVGSQHNPTKNAVKLYLHVGGNTPKSKWVVADKLTTYCFVKSGDGDEDEEDEECEEGWWVLKIGSKIKAKVDENLQLKAFKDQKRIDFVADGVWAAKFFDEEEYTAFFDRYKDCLFENTYGYEANDANRVKVYGKDFIGWAKPELADDSMWEDAGDSFFKSPSSAKTPLRESHDLREEFEEAAANGGAIQSLALGALDNSFLISDSGIQVVRNYNHGIQGKGVYVNFDKERFSAAHSTPRKALLMRAETNMLLMSPVTGNTPHPRGLHQLDIETGKVVSEWRFEKDGVDISMRDITNDSKGAQMDPSGSTFLGLDDNRLCRWDMRDRNGMVQNLVNDSTPVLNWTQGHQFSRGTNFQCFATTGDGSIVVGSIDGKIRLYSSNTMRQAKTAFPGLGSPITHVDVTYDGKWILGTTDNYLVLICTLFTDKDGKTKTGFAGRMGNRISAPRLLKLTPLDSHIAGANNRFQKAQFSWVTENGKQERHLVATVGKFSVIWNFQQVKDGAHQCYQSQVGLKSCYCYKIVLRDESIIDSRFMHDKFAVTDSPEAPLVVATPLKVSSFSISSRRLNL
- the LOC116027581 gene encoding uncharacterized protein LOC116027581; protein product: MSSNNSSSSEFMAEVRCRCGYLAPIKMSWSYANPGKRYRACPRYGGLGSCRYFEWMDYDVSERVSNVLRGLLKKADKYEKEIEKLQFTIEKKDHELKKKIWESNLKFLYGFGIGMVFAGFVISIWMRSASGNVGLMQLN